TGGACACCTTTACAATGTCTAATGCTGGTAAAATTCCCTTATTGTATTCCATGACATCACCCTAATTCCATTGCATTAAAACATACAGTATTATTGATCAATATGTGTAATTAGTAATTTAAATCTTTATTTCCAACAATATGCCCTTTTTAATCTGTAAGGGCAAACAATCGTTGAGTACAGGGATTTTCCATGAGAGTACAATATTTTATGTTTTAGGGGAATATTAGTCTTTATTTAATATGGATTTTGCACAATTTTTATATGCACACAGAATTTAATATGATAATCTAATAGAAACATTTTTTTCGAAAAGATTGAGGCTTATTTTAGGCTTACTAAATCTAGAAAATAATTAATGGAGGAATGAATATGGCATTTAAGGACCTATTCAAGTTTAAAAAAGGAAAAACAACATTTGTATTTATAGGAGGAAAAGGAGGAGTCGGTAAAACGACTGTTTCAGCAGCGACTGCCCTTTGGTTGGCTGGTGAAGGTAAAAAAACCCTGGTAATCTCAACTGACCCTGCTCACTCCTTATCTGACTCTTTAGACAAGAATTTGGGACACGACCCAACACCCATTGGTGAAAACTTATGGGCGGCAGAAATCGACCCCGAAGTGGCCATGCAAGATTACCAAGCCAAAATGAAGGAACAACAAGCCTTGAACCCAGGTATGGACATGGGTTTAATGGAAGATCAGATGGAAATGGCCACTATGGCACCTGGAATCGATGAAGCAGCTGCATTTGACAAGTTCTTACAGTACATGACCACAGATGAGTATGATGTTGTGGTCTTCGACACTGCCCCAACCGGTCACACCTTGAGACTACTTTCCTTCCCAGAAATGATGGATAGTTGGGTTGGGAAGATGATCAAAGTACGAAGACAGATCGGCAGCATGGCCAAAGCTTTCAAAAACATCATGCCTTTCATGGGAGATGAAGAAGAGGAAGATAAAGCCTTGGAGGATATGGAAGCCACTAAAAAGCAGATTCGAATCGCCAGAGAAGTGATGGCTGATCCAGAGCGAACATCCTTCAAAATGGTAGTTATACCTGAAGAAATGTCCATCTACGAATCAGAAAGAGCCATGGAAGCATTGGAAAAGAATAACATGCATACTGATGCCGTTATTGTGAACCAAATACAGCCTGAAGAAGCTGACTGTGATTTCTGCCGTGCCCGACGTCAGATACAGCAAAAACGGATGCAAAGCATCCGCCAAAAATTCGGGAACCAAGTTGTGGCAGAAATACCATTATTCCGTGAAGAGATTAGGGGAACAGAAAAACTGAAAGAAGTTGGCAGTATCCTCTACGGGG
The sequence above is a segment of the Methanobacterium sp. genome. Coding sequences within it:
- a CDS encoding TRC40/GET3/ArsA family transport-energizing ATPase; this translates as MAFKDLFKFKKGKTTFVFIGGKGGVGKTTVSAATALWLAGEGKKTLVISTDPAHSLSDSLDKNLGHDPTPIGENLWAAEIDPEVAMQDYQAKMKEQQALNPGMDMGLMEDQMEMATMAPGIDEAAAFDKFLQYMTTDEYDVVVFDTAPTGHTLRLLSFPEMMDSWVGKMIKVRRQIGSMAKAFKNIMPFMGDEEEEDKALEDMEATKKQIRIAREVMADPERTSFKMVVIPEEMSIYESERAMEALEKNNMHTDAVIVNQIQPEEADCDFCRARRQIQQKRMQSIRQKFGNQVVAEIPLFREEIRGTEKLKEVGSILYGEPQEAS